A single genomic interval of Streptomyces sp. BA2 harbors:
- a CDS encoding vitamin B12-dependent ribonucleotide reductase, with protein sequence MTETTSGPARGSRAKGSKASKGLRIERIHTTPGVHPYDEVVWERRDVVMTNWRDGSVNFEQRGVEFPDFWSVNAVNIVTSKYFRGAVGTPQRETGLKQLIDRIVKTYRKAGEDYSYFASPADAEIFEHELAYALLHQIFSFNSPVWFNVGTPQPQQVSACFILAVDDSMDSILDWYKEEGMIFKGGSGAGLNLSRIRSSKELLSSGGNASGPVSFMRGADASAGTIKSGGATRRAAKMVILDVDHPDIEGFIETKVKEEEKIRALRDAGFDMDLGGDDITSVQYQNANNSVRVNDTFMKAVEEGGKFGLTSRMTGDVIEEVDAKSLFRKMAEAAWACADPGIQYDDTINAWHTCPESGRINGSNPCSEYMHLDNTSCNLASLNLMKFLKDDGLGNQSFDAERFSKVVELVITAMDISICFADFPTQKIGENTRAFRQLGIGYANLGALLMATGHAYDSDGGRSLAGAITSLMTGRSYKRSAELAAVVGPYDGYAKNATPHKRVMKQHADANATAPRVDDLDTPIWAAATEAWQDVIRLGEKNGFRNSQASVIAPTGTIGLAMSCDTTGLEPDLALVKFKKLVGGGSMQIVNGTVPQALRRLGYQEEQIEAIVAHIADHGNVIDAPGLKTEHYEVFDCAMGERSISAMGHVRMMAAIQPWISGALSKTVNLPETATVEDVEEVYYEAWKMGVKALAIYRDNCKVGQPLSAKKKEKEKAEVTEKTEDTIRAAVEKVVEYRPVRKRLPKGRPGITTSFTVGGAEGYMTANSYPDDGLGEVFLKMSKQGSTLAGMMDAFSIAVSVGLQYGVPLETYVSKFTNMRFEPAGMTDDPDVRMAQSIVDYIFRRLALDFLPFETRSALGIHSAEERQRHLETGSYEPSMDDSDVDVEGLAQSAPRQPEVLKAVATPKAQAEAEKPAPQQAHTSAELVEMQLGIQADAPLCFSCGTKMQRAGSCYICEGCGSTSGCS encoded by the coding sequence ATGACCGAGACGACGAGCGGCCCGGCACGAGGTTCCCGAGCCAAGGGATCCAAGGCCAGCAAGGGTCTGCGTATCGAGCGCATCCATACGACGCCCGGCGTGCATCCGTACGACGAGGTGGTCTGGGAGCGCCGAGACGTCGTCATGACCAACTGGCGCGACGGCTCGGTCAACTTCGAGCAGCGTGGCGTCGAGTTCCCCGACTTCTGGTCGGTGAACGCGGTCAACATCGTCACCAGTAAGTACTTCCGCGGGGCCGTTGGCACCCCGCAGCGCGAGACCGGCCTCAAGCAGCTGATCGACCGCATCGTGAAGACCTATCGGAAGGCCGGCGAGGACTACAGCTACTTCGCCTCGCCCGCCGACGCCGAGATCTTCGAGCACGAGCTGGCGTACGCCCTCCTGCACCAGATCTTCAGCTTCAACTCGCCGGTCTGGTTCAACGTCGGCACGCCCCAGCCGCAGCAGGTCTCCGCCTGCTTCATCCTGGCCGTCGACGACTCCATGGACTCGATCCTCGACTGGTACAAGGAAGAGGGGATGATCTTCAAGGGCGGCTCCGGCGCCGGCCTGAACCTCTCCCGTATCCGTTCCTCGAAGGAACTGCTGTCCTCCGGCGGCAACGCCTCGGGGCCGGTCTCCTTCATGCGCGGTGCCGACGCTTCCGCAGGAACGATCAAGTCGGGTGGCGCCACGCGCCGCGCGGCCAAGATGGTCATCCTCGATGTCGACCACCCCGACATCGAGGGCTTCATCGAGACCAAGGTGAAGGAAGAGGAGAAGATCCGCGCCCTGCGTGACGCGGGCTTCGACATGGACCTGGGCGGCGACGACATCACGTCCGTCCAGTACCAGAACGCCAACAACTCGGTCCGCGTGAACGACACGTTCATGAAGGCGGTCGAGGAGGGCGGCAAGTTCGGGCTGACCTCCCGCATGACGGGCGACGTCATCGAGGAGGTCGACGCCAAGTCGCTCTTCCGCAAGATGGCCGAGGCCGCATGGGCCTGTGCCGACCCCGGCATCCAGTACGACGACACCATCAACGCCTGGCACACCTGCCCGGAGTCCGGCCGGATCAACGGCTCGAACCCGTGCAGCGAGTACATGCACCTGGACAACACGTCCTGCAACCTCGCCTCGCTGAACCTGATGAAGTTCCTCAAGGACGACGGCCTGGGCAACCAGTCCTTCGACGCCGAGCGCTTCTCCAAGGTCGTCGAGCTGGTCATCACCGCGATGGACATCTCGATCTGCTTCGCGGACTTCCCGACGCAGAAGATCGGCGAGAACACCCGCGCCTTCCGCCAGCTGGGCATCGGCTACGCCAACCTCGGCGCCCTGCTGATGGCCACCGGTCACGCGTACGACTCCGACGGTGGCCGCTCCCTGGCGGGCGCCATCACCTCCCTGATGACGGGCAGGTCGTACAAGCGTTCCGCCGAGCTCGCCGCGGTCGTCGGTCCCTACGACGGCTATGCCAAGAACGCCACGCCGCACAAGCGCGTCATGAAGCAGCACGCCGACGCCAACGCCACGGCGCCCCGTGTGGACGACCTGGACACGCCGATCTGGGCCGCCGCCACGGAGGCCTGGCAGGACGTGATCCGCCTCGGCGAGAAGAACGGTTTCCGTAACTCCCAGGCGTCCGTCATCGCCCCGACCGGCACCATCGGTCTCGCGATGTCCTGCGACACCACGGGCCTTGAGCCCGACCTCGCCCTGGTCAAGTTCAAGAAGCTCGTCGGCGGCGGCTCGATGCAGATCGTCAACGGCACCGTGCCGCAGGCCCTGCGTCGCCTGGGCTACCAGGAGGAGCAGATCGAGGCGATCGTCGCCCACATCGCCGACCACGGCAATGTGATCGACGCCCCCGGTCTGAAGACCGAGCACTACGAGGTCTTCGACTGCGCGATGGGCGAGCGTTCCATCTCCGCGATGGGCCACGTCCGGATGATGGCGGCCATCCAGCCGTGGATCTCCGGAGCGCTCTCCAAGACGGTCAACCTCCCGGAGACGGCCACCGTCGAGGACGTCGAAGAGGTCTACTACGAGGCCTGGAAGATGGGCGTCAAGGCGCTCGCCATCTACCGCGACAACTGCAAGGTCGGCCAGCCCCTCTCCGCCAAGAAGAAGGAGAAGGAGAAGGCCGAGGTCACCGAGAAGACCGAGGACACGATCCGTGCCGCGGTCGAGAAGGTGGTCGAGTACCGCCCCGTCCGCAAGCGCCTTCCCAAGGGCCGTCCGGGGATCACCACCTCCTTCACCGTGGGTGGCGCCGAGGGCTACATGACCGCCAACTCCTACCCGGACGACGGTCTCGGTGAGGTCTTCCTGAAGATGTCCAAGCAGGGCTCGACCCTCGCGGGCATGATGGACGCCTTCTCGATCGCGGTCTCCGTGGGCCTGCAGTACGGCGTTCCGCTGGAGACGTACGTCTCCAAGTTCACGAACATGCGCTTCGAGCCGGCCGGCATGACGGACGACCCGGACGTGCGGATGGCGCAGTCGATCGTCGACTACATCTTCCGCCGCCTGGCGCTGGACTTCCTGCCCTTCGAGACCCGCTCCGCGCTCGGCATCCACTCGGCCGAGGAGCGTCAGCGTCACCTGGAGACCGGTTCGTACGAGCCGTCCATGGACGACTCGGACGTCGACGTCGAGGGGCTGGCCCAGTCAGCTCCGCGGCAGCCCGAGGTCCTGAAGGCGGTCGCCACGCCGAAGGCCCAGGCCGAGGCCGAGAAGCCCGCTCCGCAGCAGGCGCACACCAGCGCCGAGCTCGTCGAGATGCAGCTGGGCATCCAGGCCGACGCGCCGCTGTGCTTCTCCTGCGGGACGAAGATGCAGCGGGCCGGCTCCTGCTACATCTGCGAGGGCTGCGGCTCGACCAGCGGTTGCAGCTGA
- a CDS encoding TerD family protein — MSSVSKGIEKVEVGLKWDPSPLGSPSHDLDIIAATYTAGAPYDSPAYLVHFDSRAPDGTITLNRDSKTGQGFGFDEVMTLELGRLAATYARVVVGVAIQPHEGEKVFGDIPNTSVRIRHGYTDLALSDLSGVSGSTAATIAEFTRDESGAWSFREIIRGFDADPTSFAALMGGEL, encoded by the coding sequence GTGAGCAGTGTCAGCAAGGGAATTGAGAAGGTCGAGGTCGGGCTCAAGTGGGATCCGAGCCCTCTGGGCTCGCCGTCGCACGATCTCGACATCATCGCCGCGACCTACACGGCGGGCGCTCCGTACGACAGCCCCGCATACCTGGTGCATTTCGACAGCCGCGCCCCCGACGGGACGATCACCCTCAACAGGGACAGCAAGACAGGACAGGGCTTCGGTTTCGACGAGGTCATGACCCTGGAGCTCGGCCGGCTCGCGGCCACGTACGCGCGCGTGGTGGTCGGTGTGGCCATACAGCCCCACGAGGGGGAGAAGGTGTTCGGCGACATCCCGAACACCTCGGTACGCATCCGCCATGGATACACGGACCTCGCCCTCAGCGACCTCTCCGGAGTCTCCGGGTCCACGGCGGCCACCATCGCCGAGTTCACCCGGGACGAGTCGGGCGCGTGGTCCTTCCGCGAGATCATCCGCGGGTTCGACGCCGACCCGACGTCCTTCGCCGCGCTGATGGGCGGCGAACTCTGA
- a CDS encoding arylamine N-acetyltransferase family protein, with the protein MTWNGEELDIDAYLARVGHEGEAKPDFDTLRALHRAHVASIPFENLEMMLGRPVPLDLGALQDKLLRQRRGGYCYEQNLLFAAALDRIGFAVTGLGAEGLLEPIPLGDEGDEGDVRQDVRQGEWRFGIVQESNGARVLRTEHKGGWFDLYEYTLEERLPVDYVVMNHYTSTHPMSSFIRRPVIQRAAPEARRTLVGEHLTVTRPDGTSDERDVSVEELGDVLDREFGIELSADDRAELIRAHYAGA; encoded by the coding sequence ATGACATGGAACGGGGAAGAACTGGACATCGACGCCTACTTGGCCAGAGTCGGCCACGAAGGGGAGGCGAAGCCCGACTTCGACACCCTCCGTGCGCTCCACCGGGCCCATGTGGCGTCGATCCCCTTCGAGAACCTGGAGATGATGCTCGGCCGGCCCGTACCGCTGGACCTGGGGGCACTCCAGGACAAACTGCTGCGGCAGCGCAGAGGCGGCTATTGCTACGAGCAGAACCTCCTGTTCGCCGCCGCGCTGGACCGGATCGGATTCGCCGTCACGGGTCTCGGCGCCGAAGGGCTGCTCGAACCGATCCCTCTGGGGGACGAGGGGGACGAGGGGGACGTACGGCAGGACGTGCGACAAGGAGAGTGGCGGTTCGGGATCGTCCAGGAATCAAACGGTGCGCGGGTGTTGCGGACCGAGCACAAGGGCGGCTGGTTCGATCTCTACGAATACACGCTGGAAGAACGCCTTCCCGTCGACTACGTAGTCATGAACCACTACACATCGACCCACCCCATGTCGTCGTTCATCCGCCGACCGGTGATCCAGAGGGCCGCTCCGGAGGCGCGCCGTACCTTGGTCGGCGAGCACCTGACGGTGACGCGACCGGACGGCACATCGGACGAACGCGACGTATCCGTCGAGGAGTTGGGGGATGTGCTCGACCGTGAGTTCGGTATTGAACTGAGCGCCGATGATCGTGCCGAGCTGATCCGGGCGCACTACGCCGGAGCGTGA
- a CDS encoding DUF4937 domain-containing protein yields the protein MLVKWIRCTVVDRRGFERGQRKWAGLLGEPGFRGQGGGWSRERPGVAHVFGFWESRAFYDSFMARSHDRLATAQSGTFKDIQIKLFDHRFDVKTGFEPRFTDADVVRVAHCRVHEARVEHFALMQEKVWNPAMAGSPGMVRGLFGEAPGHEFLVLSMWLSAAEHGKYRRERVERLSLRAQTEADVAALAGDIVELEPSWTV from the coding sequence GTGCTGGTCAAGTGGATTCGCTGCACCGTGGTGGACCGACGGGGGTTCGAGCGGGGACAGCGAAAGTGGGCGGGGCTTCTGGGGGAGCCGGGGTTCCGGGGACAGGGCGGGGGGTGGAGTCGGGAGCGGCCGGGCGTGGCGCACGTCTTCGGCTTCTGGGAGAGCCGGGCCTTCTACGACTCCTTCATGGCACGCTCCCACGACCGGCTCGCCACCGCGCAGTCAGGCACCTTCAAGGACATCCAGATCAAGCTCTTCGACCACCGTTTCGACGTGAAGACGGGCTTCGAGCCGCGCTTCACGGACGCCGACGTGGTGCGGGTGGCGCACTGCCGGGTCCATGAGGCGAGGGTGGAGCACTTCGCGCTCATGCAGGAGAAGGTCTGGAACCCGGCGATGGCGGGCTCTCCGGGGATGGTGCGCGGGCTCTTCGGCGAGGCGCCCGGGCACGAGTTCCTCGTCCTTTCGATGTGGCTGTCGGCCGCCGAGCACGGCAAGTACCGCAGGGAACGGGTGGAGCGCCTCTCGCTGCGGGCCCAGACGGAGGCCGATGTCGCGGCGCTGGCCGGTGACATCGTGGAACTCGAGCCGTCGTGGACAGTGTGA
- a CDS encoding histidine phosphatase family protein, with protein sequence MARPQRIFLVRHGESAGNADDTVYEREPDHALALTEKGWRQADETGEQLREAVGLERVSVYVSPYRRTHETFRAMRLDPDLVRIREEPRLREQDWGNWQDRDDVRLQKAYRDAYGHFFYRFAQGESGADVYDRVGAFLESLYRSFEAPDHPPNVLLVTHGLTMRLFCMRWFHWSVAEFESLSNPGNGEMRTLVLGEDGKYTLDRPFERWREPEPYGVTG encoded by the coding sequence ATGGCACGTCCGCAGCGCATCTTCCTTGTCCGGCACGGCGAGTCGGCCGGAAACGCCGACGACACCGTGTACGAACGCGAACCCGACCACGCGCTGGCGCTCACCGAGAAGGGGTGGCGGCAGGCGGACGAGACGGGCGAGCAGCTACGGGAGGCCGTCGGCCTGGAGCGGGTGAGTGTGTACGTCTCGCCCTACCGCCGCACCCACGAGACCTTCCGGGCCATGCGGCTCGACCCCGACCTCGTGCGGATCCGCGAGGAGCCGCGGCTGCGGGAGCAGGACTGGGGGAACTGGCAGGACAGGGACGACGTCAGACTGCAGAAGGCGTACCGCGACGCGTACGGGCACTTCTTCTACCGCTTTGCCCAGGGCGAGTCCGGGGCCGACGTGTACGACAGGGTGGGCGCGTTCCTGGAGAGCCTCTACCGCAGCTTCGAGGCTCCGGACCATCCGCCGAACGTTCTCCTCGTCACCCACGGCCTGACCATGCGGCTGTTCTGCATGCGCTGGTTCCACTGGTCGGTGGCGGAGTTCGAGTCGCTGTCGAATCCCGGGAACGGCGAGATGCGGACGCTGGTGCTCGGCGAAGACGGCAAGTACACACTGGACCGGCCGTTCGAACGCTGGCGCGAGCCCGAACCGTACGGCGTCACCGGATAG
- a CDS encoding ADP-ribosylglycohydrolase family protein — MTADSSPDRRLARALASLRGLAVGDALGSQFFVPANYPLLKRREAPPGPWQWTDDTEMACSVLAVLVRHDRIDQDALALSFAEHHDFDRGYGPAVNRLLRQVREGGDWRELASALFKGQGSWGNGAAMRIAPLGAWYADDPEQATHQAEISAYPTHQHREAVVGAMAVAAAAALTADSAGPPAPKALLDGVIDLVPRSAVGAGLRRARDMLDYGDAATVAAVLGCGRRTTAHDTVPFALWSAARGLGAYERAIWSTAQVGGDMDTTCAIVGGVVASGEGGAPSGEWLERTEELPGWVPVTTG, encoded by the coding sequence ATGACCGCTGACTCCTCTCCCGACCGGCGCCTGGCCCGCGCTCTGGCCAGCCTGCGTGGACTGGCGGTGGGGGACGCGCTGGGCTCTCAGTTCTTCGTGCCCGCGAACTACCCGCTGCTGAAGCGCCGGGAAGCGCCCCCAGGCCCCTGGCAGTGGACCGACGACACCGAGATGGCCTGCTCCGTGCTCGCGGTCCTGGTTCGGCACGACCGGATCGACCAGGACGCGCTCGCCCTCTCCTTCGCCGAGCACCATGACTTCGACCGCGGCTACGGCCCCGCCGTGAACCGTCTGCTCAGGCAGGTCCGGGAAGGCGGGGACTGGCGGGAGCTGGCCTCCGCGCTGTTCAAGGGGCAGGGCTCCTGGGGCAACGGAGCTGCCATGCGGATCGCCCCGCTCGGCGCCTGGTACGCGGACGATCCGGAGCAGGCGACGCACCAGGCGGAGATCTCCGCGTACCCCACGCACCAGCACCGTGAGGCGGTCGTGGGAGCCATGGCGGTGGCCGCCGCCGCGGCGCTGACCGCCGACTCCGCGGGGCCGCCCGCACCGAAGGCGCTGCTGGACGGCGTCATCGACCTCGTGCCCCGCAGCGCCGTGGGGGCGGGGCTCCGTCGCGCTCGGGACATGCTCGACTACGGGGACGCGGCCACGGTCGCCGCGGTGCTTGGCTGCGGCCGCCGCACGACGGCTCATGACACGGTGCCGTTCGCGCTGTGGTCGGCCGCCCGTGGCCTCGGCGCCTATGAGCGCGCCATCTGGTCAACCGCCCAGGTGGGCGGCGACATGGACACGACCTGCGCCATCGTGGGCGGAGTGGTCGCTTCCGGCGAGGGCGGGGCGCCTTCGGGGGAGTGGCTGGAGCGGACCGAGGAGTTGCCCGGCTGGGTGCCGGTCACTACGGGCTGA
- a CDS encoding DUF4153 domain-containing protein, with product MPVRPAAPPRVRAVCCTCAHADAARADAVRADRPGGGPVSETASTPEPSDGEDSPADSARDSVRDSVRDSAGEPLRRPRAESGPRPHPDWAYPGGGYKHEPLLADLRADPPAPVRTGTLGAVLATGLLSMLLLGDGLAINLLIVAVPAALAAYFSAEQAGRRPRPWTLTWAAGGLALLAVPALRDAGWPSFLAIVSAIALGSLALHGCRTWPGVLLGPIGLFEAVLSGLGWGWRGARSRASGSRSGPVLRAVAVTAVLLLVFGALFAGADAAFAGLLGDLMPDASVADGPWRLLLFAVGVVGALAAARTAAAPVRWDRLVVGPGRERGRVEWALPLIVLNLLFAAFNAVQLAVLFGGYDAVLEKTDLSYSAYARQGFWQLLLATLLTLVVIVLALRWAPRAGARDRGLVRAVLGTLCALTLVVVASAVRRMDMYVEAYGLTRLRVSVVAVELWLGVVIVLIMAAGVWGTRWLPRAVAASAAAGVLAFGLLSPDGLIAERNVQRYEDTGKFDLEYARGLSADAAPAVDGLPEPLRSCALEGIAKGLGSERGPWYATSLGEARAREIIEDRPPTAPSAGCARTGEETSYR from the coding sequence ATGCCGGTTCGCCCGGCGGCCCCGCCACGCGTGCGTGCCGTCTGCTGCACATGTGCACATGCGGATGCTGCACGTGCGGATGCTGTACGTGCGGACCGGCCGGGAGGGGGTCCCGTGTCCGAAACAGCGTCCACGCCTGAGCCATCAGATGGGGAAGATTCACCAGCAGATTCAGCAAGAGATTCGGTCAGAGATTCAGTAAGAGATTCAGCAGGAGAACCGCTGAGGCGCCCTCGAGCGGAGAGCGGCCCACGGCCTCATCCCGACTGGGCGTACCCGGGTGGCGGGTACAAGCACGAGCCGTTGCTGGCCGACCTGCGGGCAGATCCGCCCGCCCCGGTCCGGACGGGCACGCTCGGCGCGGTGCTCGCGACCGGCCTGCTGAGCATGCTGCTGCTCGGCGACGGGCTCGCGATCAACCTGCTGATCGTCGCCGTGCCGGCCGCCCTCGCCGCGTACTTCTCCGCCGAGCAGGCCGGTCGCAGGCCGCGCCCATGGACGCTGACCTGGGCGGCCGGTGGCCTCGCGCTGCTTGCCGTGCCCGCGCTGCGGGACGCGGGCTGGCCCTCGTTCCTCGCCATCGTCTCCGCCATTGCTCTGGGCTCGCTCGCGCTGCACGGCTGCCGTACCTGGCCCGGCGTGCTGCTCGGGCCGATCGGTCTCTTCGAAGCGGTGCTCTCCGGCCTTGGCTGGGGCTGGCGCGGGGCGCGGAGCCGGGCGAGCGGGTCCCGGAGCGGCCCCGTGCTGCGGGCGGTCGCGGTGACCGCCGTGCTGCTGCTGGTCTTCGGTGCGCTGTTCGCCGGGGCCGATGCCGCCTTCGCGGGGCTCCTGGGCGATCTGATGCCCGACGCCTCCGTTGCCGACGGGCCGTGGCGTCTGCTGCTCTTCGCGGTCGGTGTCGTCGGAGCGCTCGCCGCGGCTCGCACCGCTGCCGCTCCCGTGCGCTGGGACCGGCTCGTCGTAGGTCCCGGCCGTGAGCGGGGCCGCGTCGAGTGGGCGTTGCCGCTGATCGTCTTGAACCTGCTGTTCGCGGCGTTCAACGCGGTGCAGTTGGCCGTGCTCTTCGGCGGGTACGACGCGGTCCTTGAGAAGACCGACCTCTCGTACTCCGCGTATGCGCGCCAGGGCTTCTGGCAGCTGCTCCTCGCCACGCTGCTCACCCTGGTCGTCATCGTCCTCGCCCTGCGCTGGGCGCCGCGGGCCGGGGCACGCGACCGAGGTCTGGTGCGGGCTGTGCTCGGCACGCTGTGCGCCCTCACGCTTGTCGTCGTCGCGTCGGCGGTGCGGCGCATGGACATGTACGTCGAGGCATACGGCCTGACCAGACTGCGTGTCTCGGTCGTGGCCGTGGAGCTCTGGCTCGGCGTGGTCATCGTGCTGATCATGGCGGCCGGGGTGTGGGGAACCCGCTGGCTGCCGCGCGCCGTCGCCGCGAGTGCCGCGGCCGGTGTGCTGGCCTTCGGACTCCTCTCGCCCGACGGCCTCATCGCCGAGCGCAATGTCCAGCGTTACGAGGACACCGGGAAGTTCGACCTGGAGTACGCGCGCGGGCTGTCCGCCGATGCCGCCCCGGCCGTCGACGGACTGCCGGAGCCGTTGCGCTCCTGCGCCCTTGAGGGCATCGCGAAGGGCCTCGGGTCCGAGCGTGGCCCTTGGTACGCCACCAGCCTCGGGGAGGCGAGGGCCAGAGAGATCATCGAGGACCGGCCGCCCACGGCACCCTCGGCGGGCTGTGCACGCACCGGCGAGGAGACCTCGTACCGCTGA
- a CDS encoding DHA2 family efflux MFS transporter permease subunit, translating into MTTSQLAKDQEPGAARRAGRPGIALTVIAACQLMVVLDATIVNIALPHIQDALKFSTTDLTWVVSAYTLTFGGLLLLGGRAGDILGRRRVFMTGILLFTLASLLGGFAQEPWQLLAARALQGVGGAIASPTSLALITTTFPEGPERNRAFGVFAAVSAGGGAIGLLAGGMLTEWLDWRWVLFVNVPIGILIAFLTPLYISESERHPGRFDIAGALTSTLGMTSLVYGFIRASEDGWRDNLTLGSFGAAIVLLLAFALIESRAKEPITPLKMFADRNRSGSYVIMLSLAAAMFGMFFFIVLFVQNVLSYTPIEAGLAFLPVTVAIVAGAGISQRLLPVLGPKPFMVTGSAIVALGLGWQTLISPDSSYVGGVLGPMLLFGFGMGLNFVTLTLTAVSGVAQNEAGAASGLLNATQQVGGSLGLSILTTVFGTASRDEGKEQMADFMANASPEQKAAFAKTGELPAPWGHEVLSEGISTAFIPAVAMAVLALVTAVVLVRVRKSDMDALSGTASAAGPAGG; encoded by the coding sequence ATTGTGAACATCGCGCTCCCGCACATTCAGGACGCGCTCAAATTCTCCACCACAGACCTCACTTGGGTCGTCAGCGCGTACACCCTCACCTTCGGTGGCCTGCTGCTCCTCGGCGGCCGGGCCGGTGACATCCTCGGCCGCCGCCGGGTCTTCATGACCGGCATCCTGCTCTTCACCCTCGCCTCACTCCTGGGTGGATTCGCGCAGGAACCCTGGCAGTTACTGGCCGCGCGCGCCCTGCAAGGCGTAGGTGGCGCGATCGCGTCGCCCACCTCCCTGGCCCTCATCACCACGACGTTTCCCGAAGGCCCCGAGCGCAACCGCGCGTTCGGCGTGTTCGCGGCCGTCTCCGCGGGCGGCGGCGCCATCGGACTGCTGGCCGGCGGCATGCTCACGGAGTGGCTCGACTGGCGCTGGGTGCTGTTCGTGAACGTACCCATCGGCATCCTGATCGCCTTCCTCACCCCGCTCTACATCAGCGAGTCCGAGCGCCATCCGGGCCGTTTCGACATCGCGGGCGCCCTCACGTCGACCCTCGGCATGACCTCCCTGGTCTACGGCTTCATCCGGGCGTCCGAGGACGGCTGGCGCGACAACCTCACCCTGGGGTCGTTCGGCGCGGCGATCGTGCTGCTCCTTGCCTTCGCCCTGATCGAGAGCCGGGCGAAGGAACCGATCACTCCGCTGAAGATGTTCGCCGACCGCAACCGCTCGGGCTCGTACGTGATCATGCTGAGCCTGGCCGCGGCGATGTTCGGGATGTTCTTCTTCATCGTGCTCTTCGTCCAGAACGTACTGAGCTACACACCGATCGAGGCCGGTCTCGCCTTCCTGCCGGTCACGGTCGCGATCGTGGCGGGCGCGGGCATCTCCCAACGGCTGCTTCCGGTCCTCGGCCCCAAGCCGTTCATGGTGACCGGCTCGGCCATCGTCGCCCTCGGACTCGGCTGGCAGACCTTGATCAGCCCGGACAGTTCGTACGTGGGCGGAGTGCTCGGCCCGATGCTGCTGTTCGGGTTCGGCATGGGTCTGAACTTCGTGACCCTGACACTGACAGCCGTCTCCGGAGTGGCCCAAAACGAGGCGGGCGCGGCATCAGGGCTGCTCAACGCGACGCAGCAGGTGGGCGGTTCACTCGGCCTCTCCATCCTGACCACGGTGTTCGGCACGGCGAGCCGCGACGAGGGCAAGGAGCAGATGGCGGACTTCATGGCGAACGCTTCGCCGGAACAGAAGGCCGCCTTCGCCAAGACCGGCGAACTGCCCGCGCCCTGGGGACACGAAGTGCTGTCCGAGGGCATCTCGACGGCCTTCATACCGGCCGTCGCCATGGCCGTGCTCGCCCTGGTCACCGCCGTGGTGCTCGTCCGGGTGCGCAAGAGCGACATGGACGCGTTGTCCGGCACGGCGAGCGCGGCGGGCCCGGCGGGCGGCTGA